In Jaculus jaculus isolate mJacJac1 chromosome 4, mJacJac1.mat.Y.cur, whole genome shotgun sequence, a single genomic region encodes these proteins:
- the Ppil3 gene encoding peptidyl-prolyl cis-trans isomerase-like 3 encodes MSVTLHTDVGDIKIEIFCERTPKTCENFLALCASNYYTGCIFHRNIKGFMVQTGDPTGTGRGGNSIWGKKFEDEYSEYLKHNVRGVVSMANNGPNTNGSQFFITYGKQPHLDMKYTVFGKVIDGLETLDELEKLPVNEKTYRPLNDVHIKDITIHANPFAQ; translated from the exons atg TCTGTAACATTGCATACAGATGTGggagatatcaaaatagaaatctTCTGTGAGAGGACACCCAAAACATGTGAG AATTTCTTGGCTCTTTGTGCCAGTAATTACTACACTGGCTGTATATTTCATAGAAATATCAAGGGATTCATGGTTCAAACAGGAGATCCAACAG GCACTGGAAGAGGAGGTAACAGTATCTGGGGCAAGAAGTTTGAGGATGAATACAGTGAATATCTGAAG CATAATGTTCGAGGTGTTGTATCTATGGCTAATAATGGCCCAAATACAAATGGATCTCAGTTCTTTATCACCTATGGCAAGCAGCCACATTTGGACATGAAATACACAGTATTTGGAAA gGTAATAGATGGTCTGGAGACTTTGGATGAATTGGAGAAGTTACCAGTAAATGAGAAGACATATCGACCTCTGAATGATGTGCACATCAAAGACATAACCATTCATGCCAACCCATTTGCTCAGTAG
- the Clk1 gene encoding dual specificity protein kinase CLK1 isoform X1 yields MRHSKRTYCPDWDERDWDYGTWRRSPSRKRRRSSHSSAGENKPCKYTHSKTSDSYYMESRYIYEKDYHSRRYIDEYRNDYSQGYEPGYHHGDYESRYLNHSSKSSGRSGSSHKSKRRIHHRTSPHRLHGRSHRRKRTRSVEDDEEGHLICQSGDVLSARYEIVDTLGEGAFGKVVECIDHKAGGRHVAVKIVKNVDRYCEAACSEIQVLEHLNTTDPHSTFRCVQMLEWFEHHGHICIVFELLGLSTYDFIKENGFLPFRLDHIRKMAYQICKSVNFLHSNKLTHTDLKPENILFVHSDYTEAYNPKMKRDERTVINPDIKVVDFGSATYDDEHHSTLVSTRHYRAPEVILALGWSQPCDVWSIGCILIEYYLGFTVFPTHDSKEHLAMMERILGPLPKHMIQKTRKRKYFHHDRLDWDEHSSAGRYVSRRCKPLKEFMLSQDAEHELLFDLIEKMLEYDPAKRITLKEALRHPFFYPLKKAT; encoded by the exons ATGAGGCATTCAAAGAGAACTTACTGTCCTGACTGGGATGAAAGAGATTGGGATTATGGAACCTGGAGAAGGAGCCCCAGtcggaagaggaggaggagctctCACAGCAGTGCTGGGGAAAATAAGCCCTGCAAATACACTCACTCTAAAACATCTGATAG TTACTATATGGAAAGCAGATACATATATGAGAAAGATTATCATAGTCGTCGCTACATTGATGAATATAGAAATGACTACAGTCAAGGATATGAACCAGGATATCATCATGGAGACTATGAAAGCAGATATCTGAACCATAGTAGCAAGTCTTCTGGTAGAAGTGGAAGTAGTCATAAAAGTAAACGCAGGATTCACCACCGTACTTCACCTCATCGCTTACATGGG AGGAGTCACCGAAGGAAAAGAACCAGGAGTGTAGAGGATGATGAGGAGGGTCACCTGATCTGTCAGAGTGGAGACGTACTAAGTGCAAGAT aTGAAATTGTTGATACTTTAGGAGAAGGAGCTTTTGGGAAAGTAGTGGAGTGCATTGATCATAAAGC GGGAGGTAGACATGTAGCagtaaaaatagttaaaaatgtgGATAGGTATTGTGAAGCTGCTTGCTCAGAAATTCAAGTTCTGGAACACCTAAATACAACAGACCCCCACAGTACCTT CCGCTGTGTCCAGATGTTGGAGTGGTTTGAGCATCATGGTCACATTTGCATTGTGTTTGAACTGCTGGGGCTTAGTACTTACGACTTCATTAAGGAGAATGGTTTTCTACCATTTCGACTGGATCATATCAGGAAGATGGCATATCAGATATGCAAATCTGTGAATT ttttacaTAGTAATAAGTTGACTCACACAGACTTAAAGCCTGAAAACATCTTGTTTGTGCATTCTGACTACACAGAAGCTTATAATCCCAAAATG AAACGTGATGAACGTACAGTAATAAATCCCGATATTAAGGTGGTTGACTTTGGAAGTGCAACATACGATGACGAACATCACAGTACGTTGGTGTCTACAAGACATTATCGAGCACCTGAAGTTATTCTAG CCCTGGGATGGTCTCAACCATGTGATGTCTGGAGTATAGGATGTATCCTTATTGAATACTATCTTGGATTTACAGTATTTCCA acacaTGATAGTAAGGAGCACTTAGCCATGATGGAAAGGATTCTTGGACCTCTACCCAAACACATGATACAAAAAACCAG GAAACGGAAATATTTTCATCATGATCGGTTAGACTGGGATGAACACAGTTCTGCAGGCAGATATGTTTCACGTCGCTGTAAACCTCTTAAG gaATTTATGCTTTCTCAGGATGCTGAACATGAATTACTCTTTGACCTCATTGAAAAAATGTTGGAGTATGATCCAGCCAAAAGAATTACTCTCAAAGAAGCCTTAAGGCATCCTTTCTTTTACCCACTAAAAAAAGCTACATAG
- the Clk1 gene encoding dual specificity protein kinase CLK1 isoform X2 yields the protein MLEWFEHHGHICIVFELLGLSTYDFIKENGFLPFRLDHIRKMAYQICKSVNFLHSNKLTHTDLKPENILFVHSDYTEAYNPKMKRDERTVINPDIKVVDFGSATYDDEHHSTLVSTRHYRAPEVILALGWSQPCDVWSIGCILIEYYLGFTVFPTHDSKEHLAMMERILGPLPKHMIQKTRKRKYFHHDRLDWDEHSSAGRYVSRRCKPLKEFMLSQDAEHELLFDLIEKMLEYDPAKRITLKEALRHPFFYPLKKAT from the exons ATGTTGGAGTGGTTTGAGCATCATGGTCACATTTGCATTGTGTTTGAACTGCTGGGGCTTAGTACTTACGACTTCATTAAGGAGAATGGTTTTCTACCATTTCGACTGGATCATATCAGGAAGATGGCATATCAGATATGCAAATCTGTGAATT ttttacaTAGTAATAAGTTGACTCACACAGACTTAAAGCCTGAAAACATCTTGTTTGTGCATTCTGACTACACAGAAGCTTATAATCCCAAAATG AAACGTGATGAACGTACAGTAATAAATCCCGATATTAAGGTGGTTGACTTTGGAAGTGCAACATACGATGACGAACATCACAGTACGTTGGTGTCTACAAGACATTATCGAGCACCTGAAGTTATTCTAG CCCTGGGATGGTCTCAACCATGTGATGTCTGGAGTATAGGATGTATCCTTATTGAATACTATCTTGGATTTACAGTATTTCCA acacaTGATAGTAAGGAGCACTTAGCCATGATGGAAAGGATTCTTGGACCTCTACCCAAACACATGATACAAAAAACCAG GAAACGGAAATATTTTCATCATGATCGGTTAGACTGGGATGAACACAGTTCTGCAGGCAGATATGTTTCACGTCGCTGTAAACCTCTTAAG gaATTTATGCTTTCTCAGGATGCTGAACATGAATTACTCTTTGACCTCATTGAAAAAATGTTGGAGTATGATCCAGCCAAAAGAATTACTCTCAAAGAAGCCTTAAGGCATCCTTTCTTTTACCCACTAAAAAAAGCTACATAG